In Methanoregula formicica SMSP, the DNA window CCCGCTCTCCAACAATAACCTCCAGGGACAATTCATCCGTCCTTATTCAGTTGCAGTGACAATCCCCGGGGAATTTTCCGTGCAAAACCCGCTCCTTGCCGGGATAAGCCAGGGTGCAAATGTGACACATCATGCTGACAACGCCACTTCTGTCCGGTGGGATAAGACCACTGCGTTCAATGTCCGGTTCTATGACCAATGGCACGAAAACATGCTCTGGTTCTTCTTCCAGTTCATGGCAATCCTTGCCCTCATCCTCGTTGTCGTCCCCTATCTTCTCTCGACGAAGAGGGGAGAATAATCCCGCCACAATTCTTTTTTGTCTCTGGTGTTTTCATGGCACGACAACGTGAAAAGAAACGTATATACAGCCCGATGCGTAATGAAATAGAGAAAAAGAGGTTAATGTATGCTTCTTGAAAATGCAATCGTTGGAATCGTTCAGCTGGTCGTTGCTATCGTCTTTGCCGTGGTAGCGCTCTACATCGGTTTTTCGGTGCTGGGCAAGATCAGCAAGGGAATGGATGAAGAGAAGGAACTTGCCAAGGGCAATGTTGCCGTAGGTATCATTGTTGCAGCAGTCTTCGTTGCCATCGCTATGGTTGTCGAGTCCGGGGTCAGTGGCCTCTCCGCCGGCATCAGCAAGGCACTTGCAGCCGGCCTCTTCTCAGCCGATGGAATGATTACGA includes these proteins:
- a CDS encoding DUF5803 family protein, yielding MGIPAAGALSAEYVVLPNGTAYQATIEIADASRYEFADVGFMGEKVPLQVGNVTLNGTCSPCNFTWSRPWGAPSVITFDKGNYTVSYLAPLSNNNLQGQFIRPYSVAVTIPGEFSVQNPLLAGISQGANVTHHADNATSVRWDKTTAFNVRFYDQWHENMLWFFFQFMAILALILVVVPYLLSTKRGE
- a CDS encoding DUF350 domain-containing protein; its protein translation is MLLENAIVGIVQLVVAIVFAVVALYIGFSVLGKISKGMDEEKELAKGNVAVGIIVAAVFVAIAMVVESGVSGLSAGISKALAAGLFSADGMITIGLAFFQLIAGIVLAVGAIYLALNILDKLTSGVEEFEELKKGNVAVALEMGGVIIAVAWIIQSGVIGITAALI